Proteins co-encoded in one Pieris napi chromosome 10, ilPieNapi1.2, whole genome shotgun sequence genomic window:
- the LOC125053298 gene encoding uncharacterized protein LOC125053298, with protein MQSLQASSPAMSPSYKNLKYKHCHSPVELKEKMRKDYKTKIQHCRDMLLNRFRESNVENELQCTLNELYKKTFNFTETLSLNEEENELLEEIKNELIQEELKWLNEEYEKSQMDNIDWSSYQVEDHVICPICQKNNLKLYDGLLKCDICHMEIRTQITSLTEIKSNIFRSMDKHTSECDTQFSIISEGDQSHIYLICDSCLDIQLIV; from the exons ATGCAGTCACTCCAAGCTTCATCTCCAGCAATGTCTCCTTCTTACAAAAACTTGAAGTACAAGCATTGCCATTCACCAGtcgaattaaaagaaaaaatgcgaaag GATTACAAGACCAAGATTCAGCACTGTAGAGATATGCTGTTAAACAGGTTTAGAGAATCCAATGTAGAGAATGAACTTCAATGCACATTAAAtgagttatataaaaaaacctttaattTTACTGAAACATTATCTTTAAATGAAGAAGAAAATGAACTATTagaggaaataaaaaatgaactaATTCAAGAAGAGCTTAAATG gttGAATGAAGAATATGAAAAATCACAAATGGACAACATTGATTGGTCTTCATATCAAGTTGAAGACCATGTTATTTGCCCAATTTGccaaaaaaataatctcaAACTTTATGACGGGCTACTTAAATGTGACATATGCCATATGGAGATAAGGACCCAAATAACATCTCTAACAGAAatcaaaagtaatatttttagatcAATGGACAAACATACTTCTGAATGTGATACCCAGTTTTCAATCATTTCTGAAGGAGACCAAAGCCATATTTATCTAATATGTGATAGTTGTTTGGACATacaattaattgtttaa